Proteins encoded within one genomic window of Paraglaciecola psychrophila 170:
- a CDS encoding SMP-30/gluconolactonase/LRE family protein produces MPGSKPKVWLKDNVAGTNGLALDTKGNLVATRQLDGSLVTIDWITQQITPIVSAYQNKRFNSPNDLAISYNDTIYFTDPNWNTPSNINIADTQGGGQPGSNKSGQRIYRVTSSGKVNATKVTKLITALRDKPNGIILSLDQQQFIVGGLRVMGV; encoded by the coding sequence ATGCCTGGCAGTAAACCAAAAGTTTGGCTGAAAGACAACGTTGCAGGCACTAATGGTTTAGCATTAGACACTAAGGGCAATTTAGTGGCAACACGCCAGCTTGATGGTTCACTTGTGACGATTGATTGGATAACTCAACAAATCACTCCTATTGTAAGTGCTTACCAAAATAAACGCTTTAACTCTCCAAATGACTTAGCCATTAGTTACAACGATACTATTTACTTTACTGATCCAAATTGGAATACGCCATCGAATATTAATATTGCAGATACTCAAGGTGGAGGTCAACCTGGGTCCAATAAATCAGGACAACGAATTTACCGTGTGACCAGCAGTGGTAAAGTAAATGCAACCAAGGTTACAAAGCTGATAACTGCTCTGCGTGATAAGCCAAATGGCATTATATTATCATTAGACCAACAGCAATTTATTGTTGGTGGCTTAAGGGTTATGGGCGTTTAA
- a CDS encoding SMP-30/gluconolactonase/LRE family protein: MSNPQQLLNTPIDGLGKDCSGNIYFTTTREMPERKDGQVVVILNTQHIEVGALKVPGIHIVTNIAFGGLDRKTLFVTGLSEPLDGNKRRQCGNETCLNAGIYTTKLNVNGFPF; the protein is encoded by the coding sequence GTGAGTAACCCTCAGCAATTACTTAACACACCAATTGATGGATTAGGTAAAGACTGCAGTGGTAATATTTATTTTACCACTACCCGAGAAATGCCAGAAAGAAAAGATGGTCAAGTTGTTGTCATACTAAACACACAGCATATTGAGGTAGGCGCATTGAAAGTCCCGGGGATCCATATTGTCACCAATATTGCTTTCGGTGGCCTTGATAGAAAAACATTATTTGTAACAGGGCTATCCGAACCATTGGATGGAAATAAACGTCGTCAGTGCGGAAATGAAACTTGTTTAAATGCGGGGATTTACACCACAAAGCTAAATGTAAACGGCTTTCCATTTTAA
- a CDS encoding DUF962 domain-containing protein, giving the protein MTFFEELQKQRWDDHRYYHHNRINQFLHLLSASCFIASYILVFYYPAAAALVGWLLAMVLRQTGHFFFEPKTYDEVNKTTHNYKESVKVGYNLQRKVVLLSIWALVPIVLFFEPTFFGIFTTNTDISGFVNNMAIIWLVVGLGAIVFRTLHLFKLMGVQSGLVWFCKIATDPFHDIKIYHKSLYYIMKGEMYDNMDDWYEDVSFENKV; this is encoded by the coding sequence ATGACCTTTTTTGAAGAACTACAAAAGCAACGTTGGGATGACCACCGCTATTATCACCACAATAGAATTAACCAATTTTTGCACTTACTCAGCGCCAGTTGTTTTATCGCAAGCTACATTTTGGTGTTTTACTATCCTGCAGCCGCCGCTCTAGTGGGATGGTTGTTGGCTATGGTACTGCGTCAAACCGGACACTTCTTTTTTGAACCTAAGACCTATGACGAAGTAAACAAGACTACTCACAATTATAAAGAAAGCGTCAAAGTGGGATACAACCTGCAACGTAAGGTTGTGTTGTTATCTATATGGGCATTAGTCCCAATAGTGCTTTTTTTTGAACCCACATTTTTTGGCATATTTACTACTAATACTGACATCAGCGGATTTGTAAATAACATGGCGATAATATGGTTAGTGGTGGGGTTAGGCGCGATAGTCTTCAGAACGTTGCATTTGTTTAAACTCATGGGTGTGCAATCTGGACTTGTTTGGTTTTGTAAAATAGCAACAGATCCGTTTCACGACATTAAGATTTACCATAAGTCTTTGTACTATATTATGAAAGGCGAGATGTACGACAATATGGATGATTGGTACGAAGACGTGTCTTTTGAGAACAAAGTTTAG
- the asd gene encoding archaetidylserine decarboxylase (Phosphatidylserine decarboxylase is synthesized as a single chain precursor. Generation of the pyruvoyl active site from a Ser is coupled to cleavage of a Gly-Ser bond between the larger (beta) and smaller (alpha chains). It is an integral membrane protein.) — MNTRVQSLSKREQLNFLLTNRIPRRWLTFFMGWYSQIQSPLLTKFSIWLWSLFAEDLRLQDAKKQHFTSLGDCFTRELKDGLRPIAKHPERVISPCDAIIGEHGDIQGTQVFQAKGFPYDINELIPNLHMNHKYRNGKYITLRLKSSMYHRFHAPVDCSVSMVTYISGDTWNVNPVALKRIEKLFCKNERAVVELHSNHPTSCIALVPVAAILVASMKFNFLPQVLDLKYQGPNNIPCDAQFNKGDEMGYFQHGSTIILFATSNYQFCEGIEKGKLIKMGQPLLTGHLTSFP, encoded by the coding sequence GTGAACACCCGTGTGCAAAGCTTATCTAAACGTGAGCAGCTTAATTTTTTGTTAACCAATCGCATTCCAAGAAGATGGTTAACCTTTTTTATGGGCTGGTATAGCCAAATACAAAGTCCACTATTAACCAAGTTTTCAATTTGGCTATGGTCTTTATTTGCCGAAGACTTAAGGCTTCAAGATGCAAAAAAACAACATTTCACGAGTTTAGGTGACTGTTTTACACGTGAGTTAAAAGACGGGTTAAGACCTATCGCCAAACATCCTGAGCGAGTCATTAGCCCGTGCGATGCAATTATTGGTGAACATGGTGATATCCAAGGTACGCAGGTCTTTCAAGCTAAAGGTTTTCCATATGATATCAATGAGTTAATTCCGAATTTACATATGAATCATAAATACCGAAATGGTAAATATATAACCTTACGTTTGAAATCTAGTATGTACCATCGATTTCATGCACCTGTTGATTGTTCTGTTAGCATGGTTACCTACATATCGGGTGACACTTGGAACGTTAATCCGGTTGCGCTTAAACGCATAGAAAAACTGTTCTGTAAAAACGAGCGAGCAGTAGTTGAATTGCACAGCAATCACCCAACCAGCTGCATTGCATTAGTGCCAGTTGCCGCAATTTTAGTGGCGAGCATGAAGTTTAACTTTTTACCTCAGGTCCTAGATTTAAAATACCAAGGCCCAAATAATATTCCCTGTGATGCCCAGTTTAATAAAGGTGATGAAATGGGCTACTTCCAGCATGGCTCTACTATTATATTATTTGCCACCAGTAACTATCAATTTTGCGAAGGCATTGAAAAGGGCAAACTGATAAAAATGGGGCAACCCCTGCTTACCGGTCATCTAACCAGTTTTCCATAA
- a CDS encoding glycosyltransferase, which yields MLIKKDKRQEQSFRPSLHVEFDIFLQQQSQRFASENCLKIDFHCHDHNSDVPDELWGRILRLPETWLKTKKLVKLLKDNGSQVITITNHNNARSCWDLKAKGIDVLVAAEFTCFFPEYDLFIHVLTYGFSQEQEVILNTKRQNVYEFLRYAAAQDLPVIMPHPLYFYTRNGKIDLSLFEKLAVMFVRFEVLNGQRDLWQSVLTLNWVQNLSPEKILSYARKHNLNPADFAVDPYTPKVLTGGSDDHTGIFAGQCGSYLYIDNLAERLKTTPASELALEAMKNGDVAPFGQVGENQKLNIALLDYFSQVATKIKDPGLFRIMLHRGSTWDKIGCFVISNLLLEMQKHKKTMKFFSFVHESLQGKKPNKLLKWQVSKDYRFCITQLEKIADSRKEGLEAFTDTTNLAIKDLFTHLNRLIAQRIESAIKDSKGIRLDSFSTEEITRKIEIPSQLTALFLGEGKRQDNMSNIRIEKLLDKLSFPILISLILAGSTLASTRVLYQNRQLLNQFAQHLGKNQHSNRALYLTDTLLDKNGVSTSLSGKLKEIQRADLPVDFLICHADAKPTSHLHVVRPITEFEVHRYGEQKIRIPDLMEIANIFYTGGYDRIICSTEGPMAAVSLFIQQMFNVPSYFFMHTDWVDFIKHTTDLNQHERDRVRRLMRALYNRYDGVFVLNSEHKDWLTGHEMQLKEDKVFLTSHHTQPRDVGLHKISKASIIPGANDDTPVLFIACRLSKEKGILDLPEIVERAKKRIPKLRIVVAGSGPAQEQLKQILPDAIFLGWQNKKQLTALYLGLDLFVFPSRFDTFGNVILEAFVHGMPTVAYNCKGPKDIIQHNKNGYLVDDIAGMSSKIIEYFLHPDIQHNMQQKALQRASEYQAEPIMQQFLQDMGLELPIMYNNQRTVA from the coding sequence ATGTTAATCAAAAAAGATAAGCGACAAGAGCAGAGTTTTAGGCCGTCTTTACACGTTGAATTTGATATTTTTTTACAACAGCAGAGCCAGAGGTTTGCCTCAGAAAATTGTTTGAAAATTGATTTTCATTGCCATGACCACAATAGCGATGTACCAGACGAATTATGGGGGCGTATCCTCAGGTTGCCTGAAACATGGTTAAAAACCAAAAAATTGGTCAAGTTGCTCAAAGATAACGGAAGCCAAGTCATCACCATTACTAACCATAATAATGCGCGTTCTTGTTGGGATCTCAAGGCGAAAGGCATCGATGTATTGGTTGCTGCAGAATTTACCTGTTTTTTTCCAGAGTACGATTTGTTTATTCACGTTTTAACCTATGGATTTAGCCAAGAGCAGGAAGTGATACTCAATACCAAGCGTCAAAACGTGTATGAATTTTTGCGTTATGCTGCGGCCCAAGACCTGCCTGTCATTATGCCGCACCCTCTATACTTTTATACTCGTAACGGAAAAATTGACCTAAGCCTGTTTGAAAAGCTTGCGGTGATGTTTGTGCGTTTTGAAGTGTTAAACGGACAAAGAGATCTGTGGCAGAGCGTGCTGACACTAAACTGGGTGCAAAATCTCAGCCCCGAAAAAATTCTCAGTTACGCCAGAAAACATAATCTCAACCCTGCCGACTTTGCTGTTGATCCTTATACACCTAAAGTGTTAACCGGAGGCTCTGATGATCACACTGGCATTTTTGCAGGGCAGTGTGGTTCGTACTTATATATCGACAATTTGGCCGAGCGTCTTAAAACCACCCCCGCTTCTGAACTGGCATTAGAAGCTATGAAAAATGGTGATGTCGCACCTTTTGGTCAAGTGGGTGAGAATCAAAAGCTCAATATTGCGTTGCTAGATTATTTTTCACAGGTGGCGACTAAAATTAAAGATCCTGGCTTGTTTAGAATCATGCTTCACCGTGGTTCAACATGGGACAAAATTGGCTGTTTTGTGATCAGTAACCTTTTGTTAGAAATGCAAAAACATAAAAAAACCATGAAGTTCTTCTCTTTTGTCCACGAATCACTGCAAGGTAAAAAACCTAATAAGTTACTCAAGTGGCAAGTGTCTAAAGACTATAGGTTTTGTATTACCCAATTAGAAAAAATCGCTGACAGTAGAAAAGAGGGTCTTGAAGCGTTCACCGACACCACTAACCTTGCCATAAAAGACTTGTTTACTCATCTCAATCGACTGATTGCACAAAGGATAGAAAGTGCGATTAAAGACAGTAAAGGCATCCGCTTGGACAGTTTTTCTACTGAAGAGATAACCCGTAAGATTGAAATTCCTAGCCAACTTACAGCGTTATTTTTGGGTGAAGGAAAACGCCAAGATAATATGAGCAATATCCGAATTGAAAAGTTATTAGATAAATTATCCTTCCCCATCCTAATCAGTTTGATTTTGGCGGGCTCTACCTTGGCATCGACCCGGGTGTTGTATCAAAATCGTCAATTGCTCAATCAATTTGCTCAACATTTAGGGAAAAATCAGCATTCCAACCGCGCCCTATATCTAACCGACACATTGCTCGACAAAAACGGCGTCTCAACATCCTTGTCTGGCAAGCTCAAAGAAATTCAACGAGCTGACTTACCAGTCGATTTTTTGATCTGTCACGCAGATGCAAAACCCACCTCACATTTACATGTGGTACGTCCGATCACTGAATTTGAAGTGCATCGTTATGGTGAACAAAAAATTCGCATACCCGACTTAATGGAAATTGCTAATATTTTTTATACAGGCGGTTACGACAGAATTATTTGTTCAACAGAAGGTCCAATGGCAGCGGTATCACTGTTTATTCAACAAATGTTCAACGTGCCTAGTTACTTCTTTATGCACACCGATTGGGTGGACTTCATTAAACATACCACCGACCTCAATCAACACGAAAGAGACAGAGTTAGACGCTTAATGCGCGCCTTGTACAATCGATACGATGGTGTCTTTGTGCTCAATAGTGAACACAAAGACTGGCTAACAGGGCACGAAATGCAACTCAAGGAAGATAAGGTGTTTTTGACTTCTCACCACACCCAGCCAAGAGATGTAGGTCTGCACAAAATCAGCAAAGCCAGCATTATCCCAGGTGCAAATGATGATACTCCGGTGTTGTTTATTGCCTGCAGGTTAAGCAAAGAGAAAGGAATTTTGGACTTACCTGAAATTGTTGAACGAGCTAAAAAGCGTATTCCTAAGCTAAGAATTGTGGTGGCGGGTTCAGGCCCTGCTCAAGAGCAACTTAAGCAAATATTACCCGATGCCATATTTTTAGGTTGGCAAAACAAAAAGCAGCTAACAGCCTTGTACTTAGGTTTAGATTTATTTGTGTTCCCGTCACGTTTTGATACCTTTGGCAATGTGATTTTAGAGGCCTTTGTACATGGTATGCCTACTGTTGCTTACAACTGCAAAGGGCCTAAAGACATTATCCAACATAATAAAAATGGCTATTTGGTGGATGATATTGCCGGAATGAGCTCAAAAATCATTGAGTATTTTTTACATCCAGATATACAGCATAATATGCAGCAAAAAGCCCTGCAAAGGGCCTCTGAATATCAGGCAGAACCTATCATGCAGCAATTTTTGCAAGACATGGGTTTAGAACTACCTATTATGTACAACAATCAAAGAACGGTGGCTTAA
- a CDS encoding aminotransferase class III-fold pyridoxal phosphate-dependent enzyme produces MQFNYIVYFVLILLGCYLVSKAFIRLQLSRAKHPSLRGHSKWSRRIARKIPFFTYTDSKYFSTDGAPNNIAQLRRAGMQRLQDKLAKQSIKTLAYCESIEKSISDVRFTSHYRIPFPFRNRLSKIFKLGSIADETKGSQIKDLDGNWRYDLSGSYGVNVFGYDFYKECMEVGAQKTKLLGPVLGAYHPVIGENVALIKQISGLDEVSFHMSGTEAVMQAVRLARYHTGKTHLVRLCGAYHGWWDGVQPGIGNNRATHDVYTLADLSERTLHVLKTRKDIACILINPLQAFHPNADSASDVSLIASDRDTHFDKAAYSYWLCRIRKICTQKNIVLIFDEVFTGFRLSYRGAQGFFGVQADMVTYGKTLGGGYPVGVLAGTYSLMKRFKDDKPVDVSFARGTFNSHPYVMGAMNEFLRRTRLPEIQALYQASESLWNERVADFNQRLLVEKLPLKITNMHSILSVIYTQPSRYNWMLQFYLRHAGLELSWTGTGRFIMSFSYTDEEFEQVIECFVKAAQQMSQDGWWWSHLELTNKAIKRQFLGDMLAAMFPILSPVLRPLLPAPLSKLKCSVNLTNESLTAAEFVVPPNNNTNQVG; encoded by the coding sequence ATGCAATTCAATTACATCGTTTATTTTGTTTTAATTCTGTTGGGATGTTACCTCGTATCAAAGGCATTCATCCGTCTGCAGCTCTCTCGCGCTAAACACCCCTCTCTTCGAGGCCACAGTAAATGGTCGCGGCGTATAGCCAGAAAAATCCCCTTTTTTACTTATACTGACTCCAAGTATTTTAGCACTGATGGTGCACCTAATAATATTGCTCAACTCAGGCGAGCAGGCATGCAAAGGTTACAGGACAAGTTAGCCAAACAATCTATAAAAACCTTGGCTTATTGTGAGTCCATAGAAAAGAGTATTTCAGATGTACGTTTTACCAGCCACTACCGTATCCCTTTTCCATTTCGAAATCGCTTAAGCAAAATATTCAAACTTGGCTCTATCGCAGATGAAACCAAAGGCAGCCAAATAAAAGATTTGGATGGAAACTGGCGTTATGACTTGTCAGGCTCATACGGCGTAAACGTGTTTGGTTATGATTTTTATAAAGAATGTATGGAAGTCGGTGCTCAGAAAACCAAATTGTTGGGACCAGTGCTTGGTGCATATCATCCTGTTATTGGCGAAAATGTAGCACTGATCAAACAAATATCGGGTTTAGACGAAGTCTCCTTTCATATGTCGGGTACTGAAGCCGTGATGCAAGCGGTGCGGCTAGCTCGATATCACACAGGCAAAACACACCTTGTTAGACTATGCGGTGCTTATCACGGCTGGTGGGATGGCGTACAGCCGGGCATTGGTAATAATCGAGCAACCCACGACGTGTATACCTTGGCTGATTTAAGTGAACGCACTTTGCATGTGCTTAAAACTCGCAAAGATATAGCCTGTATATTAATTAATCCGTTACAAGCTTTTCATCCTAATGCCGATTCAGCATCAGACGTGTCGCTGATTGCTAGCGACCGTGATACCCATTTTGATAAAGCTGCGTATAGCTATTGGTTATGCAGGATCAGGAAAATCTGTACTCAAAAAAATATCGTATTGATATTTGATGAAGTGTTCACAGGGTTTAGATTAAGTTATCGAGGCGCGCAAGGTTTCTTTGGCGTTCAGGCGGACATGGTGACCTACGGCAAAACCTTAGGCGGTGGTTATCCGGTAGGGGTGTTGGCAGGTACCTATTCCTTAATGAAACGTTTTAAAGATGATAAGCCAGTAGATGTATCATTTGCGCGAGGCACCTTTAATTCTCATCCTTATGTGATGGGGGCCATGAATGAATTCCTCAGGCGAACTCGACTACCCGAGATACAAGCCTTGTATCAAGCATCTGAATCGCTTTGGAATGAACGGGTGGCTGACTTTAATCAGCGGTTATTAGTCGAAAAACTTCCTCTTAAAATTACTAATATGCATTCTATTTTGTCGGTGATTTATACCCAGCCAAGTCGTTACAACTGGATGTTGCAATTCTATTTGCGTCATGCCGGCCTGGAGCTCAGTTGGACAGGCACTGGCCGGTTTATCATGAGTTTTAGTTACACCGACGAAGAATTTGAGCAGGTAATTGAGTGTTTTGTCAAAGCGGCACAACAGATGTCGCAAGACGGATGGTGGTGGTCACATCTTGAGTTGACTAATAAAGCGATCAAGCGGCAATTTTTAGGGGATATGTTGGCCGCCATGTTTCCTATACTAAGCCCTGTTTTACGTCCCTTATTACCTGCACCGCTGAGTAAGCTTAAATGCTCGGTCAATCTAACCAATGAATCTTTAACAGCAGCTGAATTTGTAGTGCCGCCTAATAACAACACAAACCAGGTAGGTTAA
- a CDS encoding M14 family zinc carboxypeptidase, producing MNRFFTFFTLFAFVTLMKNRLSVIVGLWLASSVCLVFASSLWATEVATEEYDLWPNTEYNTNIPTHTQVLGYKVGERITSYADMLRFFEALESAAPERIKLFEYGRTWEGRKLIYAAIGAPELIKNLDGFAKNMQKLSDPRVTNKQQAKALQSVLPSSVWLEYGVHGNEISSTDAAMMTAYHLLAAPDEATNKKILSNTLVFIDPLQNPDGRARFTQRYYATVGLEHSSDRISAEQNEPWPKGRTNHYLFDMNRDWLAITQPETAGKVKILNHYRPLVVIDLHEMGGDNSYFFAPSAQPFNPNMSQNQIDNIGLIGRNHGKHFDRFGFDYFTREVYDAFYPGYGDSWPTFYGASASTYEVGSARGMGFKKQNGELLTYKDTVHKHFVASISTAEGVADNHAKLLKDFYQYQVDAIASGKADKKERVYLLPMQRDRAGAHKLATLMARHGVEVNQSTESFKACGKDYSAGTYWIDTAQPRGKFVKTTFTEQVNMPDEFIKEQERRRARLLNDEIYDVTAWSLPLMFNIETDACNKAIKVNSISIDETHKLSGNVSNPKASVAFLVAWGDMAAVRFLTGALQQGLVVKSADKAFVLENKQAFPAGSLIIERRVNKADYADVVLSLANQTGASVIGVDSSWVIDGPSFGSNNTVTMSAPKVAMAWDEPVYPQSAGNTRFVIERQLNYPVTAIRINMLTKSNLANYQVLILPSGDYQKSFDKSAIKNLKNWVQNGGVLVTFGKATQFVASSDVALLDVKREFAYKKSENKKSVDKGSAEKNKSRAKGQLFTEKQDLLDASEVKQQSPDNVAGILANVEVDQEHWLTAGVNKNVVALVLGRDIYAPITLKSGKNVAWFSGPETVLASGYLWQENKEQLAYKPFLIHQPLGKGMLVSFTQEPTTRAYLDGLNVLLTNSIFRAAAHAKPLR from the coding sequence TTGAACCGTTTTTTTACTTTTTTTACTTTATTTGCTTTTGTAACACTGATGAAAAACAGGTTATCTGTGATTGTCGGATTGTGGCTTGCCAGCAGTGTTTGCTTGGTGTTTGCAAGCAGCCTTTGGGCAACTGAAGTCGCGACTGAAGAATATGATCTTTGGCCTAATACCGAATACAACACCAACATTCCGACCCATACTCAGGTACTCGGTTACAAAGTGGGCGAGCGCATAACCAGCTATGCCGATATGTTACGTTTTTTTGAAGCCTTAGAGTCGGCTGCTCCCGAGCGTATCAAGTTGTTTGAATACGGGAGAACATGGGAAGGAAGAAAACTGATTTACGCCGCAATTGGTGCCCCAGAACTCATCAAAAACCTCGACGGTTTTGCTAAAAACATGCAAAAATTGTCAGATCCCAGAGTCACAAATAAACAACAAGCTAAAGCACTTCAATCAGTTTTACCCAGTTCTGTTTGGTTAGAGTATGGTGTGCACGGTAATGAAATAAGCAGCACTGATGCCGCTATGATGACCGCTTATCATTTACTTGCAGCCCCTGATGAAGCGACCAACAAAAAAATCTTAAGTAACACGTTAGTGTTCATTGACCCCTTACAAAATCCAGATGGCAGAGCGCGGTTCACCCAGCGATATTATGCCACTGTTGGTCTTGAGCACAGTAGCGACCGAATAAGTGCTGAGCAAAATGAACCTTGGCCAAAAGGACGCACCAATCACTACTTATTTGACATGAATCGAGACTGGTTGGCGATTACCCAACCTGAGACGGCTGGAAAAGTGAAGATACTGAACCATTACCGGCCGTTAGTGGTGATTGATTTACATGAGATGGGAGGAGACAACAGTTATTTTTTTGCTCCATCTGCGCAACCGTTTAATCCTAATATGAGCCAAAACCAAATAGACAATATCGGCTTGATAGGCCGTAATCACGGTAAACATTTTGATCGTTTTGGTTTTGATTATTTTACCCGCGAAGTCTACGACGCTTTTTACCCAGGATATGGTGATAGTTGGCCCACATTTTATGGTGCGTCTGCTTCGACTTACGAAGTGGGCTCGGCGCGAGGAATGGGGTTTAAGAAACAAAACGGCGAACTCTTAACCTACAAAGACACGGTACATAAACATTTTGTCGCCTCCATCTCAACAGCTGAAGGTGTGGCTGACAATCATGCCAAATTATTGAAAGATTTTTATCAGTATCAAGTCGATGCTATCGCCAGCGGCAAAGCAGACAAAAAAGAGCGAGTGTATCTTTTGCCAATGCAGCGAGATAGGGCTGGGGCTCATAAACTCGCCACATTAATGGCACGTCATGGTGTAGAGGTAAACCAGTCAACGGAGTCATTTAAAGCATGCGGCAAAGATTATTCTGCTGGCACTTACTGGATAGACACAGCGCAACCCAGAGGGAAGTTTGTTAAAACCACCTTTACTGAGCAAGTGAATATGCCTGACGAATTTATTAAAGAACAAGAACGTCGCAGAGCGCGTTTATTGAACGATGAAATCTACGATGTAACGGCTTGGTCATTGCCCTTAATGTTTAATATTGAAACGGATGCTTGCAACAAAGCAATCAAAGTCAACAGCATCAGTATTGACGAAACCCACAAACTGTCGGGTAATGTGTCAAATCCCAAAGCCTCCGTTGCCTTCCTTGTTGCTTGGGGCGACATGGCTGCAGTTAGATTTTTGACCGGTGCTCTGCAACAAGGTTTAGTGGTTAAAAGTGCAGATAAAGCATTTGTATTAGAGAACAAACAGGCCTTTCCAGCAGGCAGTCTGATTATTGAAAGACGTGTAAATAAGGCAGATTACGCAGACGTAGTGTTATCACTGGCTAATCAAACCGGTGCGTCAGTTATTGGTGTCGATAGCAGTTGGGTTATAGATGGCCCTAGTTTTGGCAGTAACAACACCGTCACAATGAGCGCACCCAAAGTGGCTATGGCATGGGACGAGCCAGTTTACCCACAAAGCGCAGGTAATACCCGTTTTGTGATTGAGAGGCAACTAAATTATCCGGTGACGGCCATTCGGATTAACATGTTAACTAAGTCCAATTTGGCAAATTATCAGGTGTTGATTTTACCTTCTGGCGATTATCAAAAAAGCTTTGATAAATCTGCGATAAAAAACTTAAAAAACTGGGTCCAAAATGGCGGTGTGTTGGTGACTTTCGGAAAAGCCACACAATTTGTTGCCTCCAGTGATGTGGCATTATTGGATGTGAAACGAGAATTTGCTTATAAAAAATCAGAAAATAAAAAATCAGTAGATAAAGGGTCAGCAGAGAAAAACAAGTCAAGGGCAAAAGGTCAGTTATTTACTGAGAAACAAGATTTACTTGATGCCAGCGAAGTCAAACAACAAAGTCCTGACAATGTAGCAGGTATATTAGCCAATGTTGAAGTTGATCAAGAACATTGGTTGACAGCTGGGGTGAATAAAAATGTTGTAGCCTTGGTCTTAGGCCGTGATATTTATGCACCCATCACCCTTAAGTCAGGTAAAAACGTTGCATGGTTTAGTGGCCCCGAAACTGTCTTAGCAAGTGGATACCTGTGGCAAGAAAACAAGGAACAGCTAGCGTATAAACCTTTTCTTATTCATCAACCCCTTGGAAAAGGCATGCTTGTGAGTTTTACTCAAGAGCCTACAACACGTGCGTATTTAGATGGATTAAATGTGTTGTTAACTAACAGTATCTTTAGGGCTGCGGCCCATGCTAAACCTTTACGATAA